The Aneurinibacillus migulanus genome contains the following window.
CCGCATATAAAAGCATGTAACCACCAGCTACATTTTGCAACTCTGTTTCGTCTAATTCATACTCATTTCCTTTTAAGTCTGGAAGTACAACAGTTAAATGTGCACCAGCATTATCAACTACCTGTAGTTTGAACCCTTCAGGTAAATCTACGCCAATTACTTGTTTAACAGCACTTGATGGACTCTCTAACGCGATCTTACGAAACTCTGCATCCGTAGATGCTTTATCTTGAAATTGTTTTATTGCCTGATTTAATTTTTCGTTATTCCATTTTTATATTCCTCCTCTTACTATTTGGAATTTATACATTGATTGTAATGGGAAGATGTATATGGAACTGTAATTCAAACTACATAATTATTCATTTTTTATTAAGATCATATTTTGTTAATATACGTTAGCTTAATCAAGCCACTCCACAAAGTGGCTTTTTCTTTTGCGTAACGTTACAA
Protein-coding sequences here:
- a CDS encoding NHLP leader peptide family RiPP precursor — protein: MKQFQDKASTDAEFRKIALESPSSAVKQVIGVDLPEGFKLQVVDNAGAHLTVVLPDLKGNEYELDETELQNVAGGYMLLYADDDGMPVYSKAKK